From the Primulina tabacum isolate GXHZ01 chromosome 3, ASM2559414v2, whole genome shotgun sequence genome, one window contains:
- the LOC142538490 gene encoding uncharacterized protein LOC142538490 → MSQQDRAKALIFLRRHLSDGLKVEYLTVKEPRELWKNLKERFDHQRTVILPRARYEWMHLRLQDFKSVSDYNSALFKTSSTLILCGEKVTDQDMLEKTFSTFHASNVLLQQQYRERGFQRYFELISCLLVAEQNNELLMKNHQMRPTGSTPFPEANGTTFPEEYEIAFPEANANSTQNHNNGRGRGRGRGQRRYYQQKNGKKHKTSHQQWNSNNEEAKEKSSKVYEEKCYRCGMEGHWSRTCRTAKHLVDLYQKPIKENGKMEINFVDNDDPIDITHLDVSDFFANPDGNIDNLIGGGVLENNK, encoded by the coding sequence ATGTCCCAACAGGACCGTGCAAAGGCACTTATTTTTCTCCGTCGTCACCTCAGTGATGGGTTGAAAGTCGAATATCTCACTGTGAAAGAGCCACGAGAGCTTTGGAAAAAtctaaaagaaagatttgaccATCAACGAACTGTAATTCTCCCAAGAGCCCGATATGAATGGATGCACCTACGGTTACAAGATTTTAAGTCCGTAAGTGACTATAACTCTGCATTATTCAAGACTAGTTCCACACTGATACTTTGTGGAGAGAAAGTCACTGATCAAGACATGTTAGAAAAAAcattctccacttttcatgcaTCAAACGTGCTCCTGCAGCAGCAATATCGTGAACGTGGATTTCAAAGGTACTTTGAACTCATCTCATGCTTACTAGTTGCTGAACAAAACAATGAGCTGCTCATGAAAAATCACCAAATGCGCCCAACTGGATCCACACCATTTCCTGAAGCAAATGGAACTACATTTCCTGAAGAATATGAAATTGCATTTCCTGAAGCGAATGCTAATtccactcaaaatcataacaatggACGTGGGCGTGGGCGTGGGCGTGGCCAAAGAAGATACTATCAGCAAAAAAATGGAAAGAAACATAAAACAAGCCACCAGCAGTGGAATTCCAATAATGAAGAAGCAAAGGAGAAAAGTTCCAAAGTATATGAAGAAAAATGTTATAGATGTGGAATGGAAGGGCATTGGTCTCGTACCTGTCGTACGGCAAAACATCTTGTGGATCTATACCAAAAACCAATCAAGGAAAATGGAAAAATGGAGATAAATTTTGTGGACAATGATGATCCAATTGATATAACTCACCTGGACGTCTCTGATTTCTTTGCTAATCCAGATGGAAATATAGATAATTTGATTGGTGGTGGTGTGTTAGAAAATAATAAGTAA
- the LOC142540776 gene encoding mannosyltransferase APTG1-like isoform X1 yields the protein MRRRKDRAIQAAGDEDINKKPTLSRYCSPVHKIFTLCLVLRIINSLLVQTYFNPDEHWQSLEVAHRIAFGYGHLTWEWRKGLRSYLHPLLFAALYKILAFLRLDSPWFMTRTPRLLQSVFAALGDLYLYKLSKILFGDRAANWALFAQLTNWFMFFCITRTLSNCLESVLTLVSLYYWPCIRVSPNAVSSSSRKFALAMAALACAIRPTSAVIWIYVGTLELLLTHDKLKFVLLDVVPIGGLVLGLTTLLDRLMYGSWVIVPLTFVKFNLFSSGGDYYGTHPWHWYFSQGFNVMVFTYLPFSFAGFIMSKQWKLCGLVAWVLGTYSLLGHKEFRFVLPVLPLALMFSGYSLAKLGLYELSKTKLKESSSSYVKRLFKLRMVVFFLLLTNIPMALYMSMVHQRGSEDVMNYLSKEASENKVKNILFLTPCHATPYYSTLHHDHPMRFLDCTPSEVKGMLDESDQFLLHPLGFATELVRNWSLPSHIVLFDAQEKLLKEFFLSRGFREVRRFFHAHFKVDRELQSSVVVYALQGY from the exons ATGAGGAGAAGAAAAGATCGAGCAATTCAAGCAGCCGGGGATGAAGATATCAACAAGAAACCCACGCTCAGTAGATATTGTTCGCCAGTGCACAAGATATTTACTCTTTGTTTGGTTCTGCGAATAATTAACTCATTGCTTGTGCAGACATATTTCAATCCAGATGAACACTGGCAATCTCTTGAAGTTGCTCATAGAATCGCTTTTGG GTATGGACATTTGACGTGGGAATGGAGAAAAGGTTTAAGGAGTTACTTGCATCCGCTTCTTTTTGCTGCTCTTTATAAAATCCTTGCCTTTCTCCGGCTTGATTCACCTTGGTTCATG ACAAGGACCCCTCGATTGCTGCAGTCTGTATTCGCAGCTTTGGGTGATCTATACTTGTACAAATTATCCAAGATCTTGTTCGGGGACCGTGCTGCAAATTGGGCA CTCTTCGCACAACTGACCAACTGGTTCATGTTTTTCTGTATCACTCGTACATTATCTAATTGTTTAGAGTCGGTTCTCACACTTGTGAGTTTGTACTACTGGCCTTGCATTAGAGTATCTCCCAATGCAGTTTCCTCTAGTTCAAGAAAGTTTGCGTTGGCCATGGCAGCACTAGCATGTGCTATTCGGCCGACAAGTGCTGTCATATGGATTTATGTTGGTACTTTGGAGTTGTTGTTGACTCATGATAAGCTAAAGTTTGTCCTTCTCGATGTCGTTCCAATTGG GGGACTGGTTCTCGGTCTCACTACATTATTGGATCGTTTAATGTATGGTTCATGGGTGATCGTACCTCTGACCTTTGTAAAATTCAATTTGTTTTCTTCTGGTGGAGACTATTATGGAACTCATCCATGGCACTGGTACTTTTCTCAAGGATTTAATGTCATGGTATTTACATATCTACCATTTTCCTTCGCTGGTTTTATCATGTCTAAACAGTGGAAGCTTTGTGGACTGGTTGCATGGGTTTTAGGAACATATAGTCTCCTTGGTCACAAAGAATTCAG GTTTGTTCTTCCTGTACTTCCTTTAGCACTGATGTTCTCTGGGTACTCCTTAGCGAAGTTAGGCTTATATGAACTGTCAAAGACGAAACTGAAAGAGAGTTCAAGCTCGTATGTTAAGCGCCTTTTCAAGCTGCGAATGGTGGTCTTCTTCTTGCTCCTTACCAATATCCCAATGGCATTATATATGAGTATGGTTCACCAG AGAGGAAGTGAGGATGTAATGAACTATCTCTCGAAGGAGGCTAGCGAGAACAAAGTGAAAAATATACTCTTCTTGACACCATGCCACGCCACACCATACTACTCAACATTGCATCATGATCATCCTATGCGTTTCTTGGATTGCACACCAAG CGAAGTCAAAGGAATGTTGGATGAGTCTGATCAATTTTTACTGCATCCACTTGGTTTTGCAACCGAGTTGGTCAGAAACTGGTCTTTACCTAGCCACATTGTACTGTTTGATGCACAAGAAAAGCTACTAAAGGAGTTCTTTTTGTCACGTGGTTTCCGCGAG GTAAGGCGATTCTTTCATGCTCACTTCAAGGTGGATCGAGAATTACAGTCATCGGTTGTTGTTTATGCGCTCCAAGGCTACTAA
- the LOC142540776 gene encoding mannosyltransferase APTG1-like isoform X2, whose amino-acid sequence MKISTRNPRSTYFNPDEHWQSLEVAHRIAFGYGHLTWEWRKGLRSYLHPLLFAALYKILAFLRLDSPWFMTRTPRLLQSVFAALGDLYLYKLSKILFGDRAANWALFAQLTNWFMFFCITRTLSNCLESVLTLVSLYYWPCIRVSPNAVSSSSRKFALAMAALACAIRPTSAVIWIYVGTLELLLTHDKLKFVLLDVVPIGGLVLGLTTLLDRLMYGSWVIVPLTFVKFNLFSSGGDYYGTHPWHWYFSQGFNVMVFTYLPFSFAGFIMSKQWKLCGLVAWVLGTYSLLGHKEFRFVLPVLPLALMFSGYSLAKLGLYELSKTKLKESSSSYVKRLFKLRMVVFFLLLTNIPMALYMSMVHQRGSEDVMNYLSKEASENKVKNILFLTPCHATPYYSTLHHDHPMRFLDCTPSEVKGMLDESDQFLLHPLGFATELVRNWSLPSHIVLFDAQEKLLKEFFLSRGFREVRRFFHAHFKVDRELQSSVVVYALQGY is encoded by the exons ATGAAGATATCAACAAGAAACCCACGCTCA ACATATTTCAATCCAGATGAACACTGGCAATCTCTTGAAGTTGCTCATAGAATCGCTTTTGG GTATGGACATTTGACGTGGGAATGGAGAAAAGGTTTAAGGAGTTACTTGCATCCGCTTCTTTTTGCTGCTCTTTATAAAATCCTTGCCTTTCTCCGGCTTGATTCACCTTGGTTCATG ACAAGGACCCCTCGATTGCTGCAGTCTGTATTCGCAGCTTTGGGTGATCTATACTTGTACAAATTATCCAAGATCTTGTTCGGGGACCGTGCTGCAAATTGGGCA CTCTTCGCACAACTGACCAACTGGTTCATGTTTTTCTGTATCACTCGTACATTATCTAATTGTTTAGAGTCGGTTCTCACACTTGTGAGTTTGTACTACTGGCCTTGCATTAGAGTATCTCCCAATGCAGTTTCCTCTAGTTCAAGAAAGTTTGCGTTGGCCATGGCAGCACTAGCATGTGCTATTCGGCCGACAAGTGCTGTCATATGGATTTATGTTGGTACTTTGGAGTTGTTGTTGACTCATGATAAGCTAAAGTTTGTCCTTCTCGATGTCGTTCCAATTGG GGGACTGGTTCTCGGTCTCACTACATTATTGGATCGTTTAATGTATGGTTCATGGGTGATCGTACCTCTGACCTTTGTAAAATTCAATTTGTTTTCTTCTGGTGGAGACTATTATGGAACTCATCCATGGCACTGGTACTTTTCTCAAGGATTTAATGTCATGGTATTTACATATCTACCATTTTCCTTCGCTGGTTTTATCATGTCTAAACAGTGGAAGCTTTGTGGACTGGTTGCATGGGTTTTAGGAACATATAGTCTCCTTGGTCACAAAGAATTCAG GTTTGTTCTTCCTGTACTTCCTTTAGCACTGATGTTCTCTGGGTACTCCTTAGCGAAGTTAGGCTTATATGAACTGTCAAAGACGAAACTGAAAGAGAGTTCAAGCTCGTATGTTAAGCGCCTTTTCAAGCTGCGAATGGTGGTCTTCTTCTTGCTCCTTACCAATATCCCAATGGCATTATATATGAGTATGGTTCACCAG AGAGGAAGTGAGGATGTAATGAACTATCTCTCGAAGGAGGCTAGCGAGAACAAAGTGAAAAATATACTCTTCTTGACACCATGCCACGCCACACCATACTACTCAACATTGCATCATGATCATCCTATGCGTTTCTTGGATTGCACACCAAG CGAAGTCAAAGGAATGTTGGATGAGTCTGATCAATTTTTACTGCATCCACTTGGTTTTGCAACCGAGTTGGTCAGAAACTGGTCTTTACCTAGCCACATTGTACTGTTTGATGCACAAGAAAAGCTACTAAAGGAGTTCTTTTTGTCACGTGGTTTCCGCGAG GTAAGGCGATTCTTTCATGCTCACTTCAAGGTGGATCGAGAATTACAGTCATCGGTTGTTGTTTATGCGCTCCAAGGCTACTAA
- the LOC142540777 gene encoding RING-H2 finger protein ATL13-like yields MNRVLEIKEQQPYFLFQSPPPPIAASKYSGSGFNLNNKVSPSVLLIIIIIAIIFFISGLLHLLVRFLLRPPNRDPDEMENVTALQGQLQQLFHLHDSGVDQSFIDTLPIFNYKAIIGVKDPFDCAVCLCEFEGEDKLRLLPKCNHAFHMDCIDTWLLSHSTCPLCRASLLPDFNTGNTNRSPIVLVLESGGESSREIVSDREVTRVNSQLSPPRDGEGGGDFKLHHADLTQDSCEIHEGKKVILGGGEKVVSVKLGKFKNVDNGISHEGGCSSGGETNADARRCFSMGSFAYVMDENLSLQVPIRNTPVKKQYCSKKPSIPLTPGHRQAMSECGFDSRVEFDGFEAFRILEIQDGEKGASGNSHRNGNKSIGRSKRESFSVSKIWLRDRIDRPNGVATESSRRAVSFRFPLHRNPVGANEFKAKNGGGCERTISEIGISRWANGSEDEIQSCDSLDSETSAPSFARRTLLWLMGRQNKVVHSSFSANV; encoded by the coding sequence ATGAATAGGGTTCTTGAAATCAAAGAGCAACAGCCATATTTTCTCTTCCAATCACCCCCACCCCCTATCGCCGCTTCAAAATATTCCGGTTCTGGGTTCAATCTGAATAATAAGGTAAGCCCTAGTGTGCTTCTAATCATAATAATCATCGCCATTATTTTCTTCATATCGGGGCTACTTCACCTTCTTGTTAGATTCCTATTAAGACCTCCAAACAGGGATCCTGATGAAATGGAAAATGTGACAGCCCTTCAGGGCCAGTTGCAGCAGCTTTTTCATTTGCATGATTCTGGTGTTGACCAGTCTTTTATTGATACCCTCCCCATTTTCAACTACAAAGCCATTATAGGAGTGAAGGATCCCTTTGATTGTGCGGTGTGTTTGTGTGAATTTGAGGGTGAAGATAAGCTCAGGCTACTGCCTAAATGCAACCATGCTTTTCACATGGATTGTATCGATACTTGGCTTTTGTCTCACTCCACTTGCCCCCTTTGTAGAGCAAGTTTGCTTCCTGATTTTAACACTGGTAACACAAACCGTTCCCCTATAGTTCTTGTTCTTGAATCTGGCGGTGAAAGTTCGAGGGAGATTGTTTCTGATAGAGAGGTTACAAGAGTGAATTCCCAGTTGAGTCCTCCACGTGATGGCGAAGGTGGGGGTGATTTTAAGCTGCATCATGCAGATCTAACGCAGGATTCTTGCGAGATTCACGAGGGCAAGAAAGTAATTTTGGGTGGTGGGGAAAAAGTTGTTTCAGTTAAGCTTGGAAAGTTTAAGAATGTTGATAATGGAATCAGTCATGAAGGTGGTTGTAGTAGTGGTGGTGAAACTAATGCTGATGCAAGACGGTGCTTTTCCATGGGATCATTTGCTTATGTAATGGACGAGAATTTGTCTTTGCAGGTTCCTATAAGAAACACTCCCGTGAAGAAACAGTACTGTAGCAAGAAACCTAGTATCCCTTTGACACCGGGGCATAGGCAAGCTATGTCCGAATGTGGATTCGATTCCAGGGTCGAATTTGATGGATTCGAGGCATTTCGGATTCTTGAAATCCAAGATGGTGAGAAGGGTGCCAGTGGTAATAGTCATCGCAATGGTAACAAGTCCATTGGTAGAAGCAAGAGGGAAAGTTTTTCGGTCTCGAAAATTTGGCTGCGGGATAGGATAGATAGGCCCAACGGAGTTGCTACGGAGTCGTCAAGACGCGCAGTCTCGTTCCGGTTCCCATTGCATCGGAATCCAGTGGGTGCCAATGAATTTAAGGCCAAGAATGGTGGTGGATGTGAGAGGACTATTTCGGAAATTGGTATAAGTAGGTGGGCAAATGGAAGTGAAGATGAAATACAAAGTTGTGACAGTTTGGATTCAGAAACAAGTGCACCATCTTTTGCTCGGCGGACTCTGCTTTGGCTTATGGGACGGCAAAATAAAGTGGTTCACTCTTCTTTTTCTGCTAATGTTTAG
- the LOC142538491 gene encoding uncharacterized protein LOC142538491 — MGHAESKILDMGPQVIYQRPRSTGVVESSHVYFFYLLISIRTEIPISDNPNPGKDRIIGNMMPAMTLPIFDGVVVFSARHLSSSKSLHPPMVRWGFKREQDMRLHPRSSRAILVLANPNVSPGKGNSNKEVIMVDPLEAKRLASKQMAQIKAKERLRKQHKIEAINGAWAMIGLTAGLVIEGGTGKSIMAQFAGYWAAFIGLFVR; from the exons ATGGGCCATGCAGAAAGCAAGATTTTGGATATGGGCCCACAAGTTATATATCAACGGCCACGATCGACTGGCGTTGTGGAATCGTCCCATGTCTATTTTTTTTACCTTCTGATTTCTATACGGACAGAGATTCCTATTTCCGACAATCCCAATCCTGGAAAAGATAGGATAATAGGAAATATGATGCCTGCAATGACGCTGCCCATTTTTGATGGCGTCGTGGTGTTCTCCGCACGCCACTTATCTTCATCTAAATCTTTGCATCCACCGATGGTTAG GTGGGGATTCAAAAGAGAACAAGACATGAGACTGCATCCTCGAAGCAGTCGAGCAATCCTTGTATTGGCGAATCCAAAT GTATCTCCAGGCAAAGGAAATTCAAACAAAGAAGTGATCATGGTCGATCCTTTGGAAGCCAAGCGATTGGCATCGAAACAAATGGCTCAAATCAAAGCAAAAGAGAGACTCAGA AAACAACACAAAATTGAAGCAATCAATGGTGCTTGGGCCATGATTGGTCTTACAGCAGGATTGGTCATTGAAGGTGGAACCGGTAAAAGCATCATGGCTCAG TTTGCTGGATACTGGGCGGCTTTTATCGGGCTTTTTGTGAGATAA